The following are encoded in a window of Tessaracoccus flavescens genomic DNA:
- a CDS encoding L-serine ammonia-lyase produces MAISALDLFKIGIGPSSSHTMGPMRAGAMFVSALGDRLELVESVRVDLYGSLAATGIGHGTDRAVVGGLMGLEPDTVDPDHYATAIAAVGRDNTLLLAGRRAIDFGWARDLRLHREALPRHPNALDLTAFDADGGVVHSDRYYSIGGGFVVDEAQAAEGETGVEDVSVEFPFATAVDLLEICRREGLSVAQVVARNEEAWRPAAETRAGLLRVWEVMDACIARGTHQEGLLPGGLNVRRRAPELHRRLTRDARPNLITATFAAMEWVNLYALAVNEENAGGGRVVTAPTNGAAGVVPAVLHYYMDFAEDPGEDDVVEFLLAATAVGVLLKQNASISGAEVGCQGEVGSACAMAAAGLAQVLGGTPEQVENAAEIGLEHNLGLTCDPIGGLVQVPCIERNAMASVKAINAAQLALAGDGTHRVTLDQAIRTMRDTGRDMLSKYKETSEGGLAVAFIEC; encoded by the coding sequence ATGGCCATCAGCGCCCTCGATCTGTTCAAGATCGGCATCGGGCCATCCTCGTCCCACACGATGGGCCCGATGCGGGCAGGAGCCATGTTCGTCTCCGCCCTCGGGGACCGGCTCGAGCTGGTCGAGTCCGTCCGGGTGGACCTGTATGGCTCCCTCGCCGCGACGGGGATCGGCCACGGCACCGACCGGGCGGTCGTCGGCGGCCTCATGGGCCTCGAACCGGACACCGTCGACCCCGACCACTATGCGACGGCGATCGCGGCGGTCGGGCGCGACAACACCCTCCTTCTCGCCGGACGCCGGGCCATCGACTTCGGCTGGGCCCGCGACCTTCGGCTGCATCGCGAGGCGCTGCCCCGCCATCCCAACGCGCTCGACCTGACCGCCTTCGACGCCGACGGCGGGGTCGTGCACAGCGACAGGTACTACTCCATCGGCGGCGGCTTCGTCGTGGACGAGGCGCAGGCAGCCGAGGGAGAGACCGGCGTGGAGGACGTGTCGGTGGAGTTCCCCTTCGCCACCGCCGTCGACCTGCTGGAGATCTGCCGACGCGAGGGCCTCAGCGTCGCCCAGGTCGTGGCGCGCAACGAGGAGGCCTGGCGGCCGGCCGCCGAGACCAGGGCGGGCCTGCTGCGGGTGTGGGAGGTGATGGACGCCTGCATCGCGCGCGGCACGCACCAGGAGGGCCTGCTCCCGGGCGGGCTCAACGTCCGCCGTCGTGCCCCCGAACTGCACCGTCGGCTCACCCGCGACGCCCGGCCCAACCTGATCACCGCGACCTTCGCCGCCATGGAGTGGGTGAACCTGTACGCGCTGGCGGTCAACGAGGAGAACGCAGGCGGCGGACGGGTGGTCACTGCCCCCACCAACGGCGCCGCGGGAGTGGTTCCGGCGGTGCTGCACTACTACATGGACTTCGCCGAGGATCCGGGTGAGGACGACGTCGTCGAGTTCCTGCTCGCCGCGACGGCGGTCGGCGTGCTGCTGAAGCAGAATGCGTCGATCTCCGGGGCTGAGGTGGGCTGCCAGGGAGAGGTCGGCTCGGCATGCGCCATGGCCGCTGCGGGCCTGGCCCAGGTGCTCGGCGGCACGCCTGAGCAGGTCGAGAACGCGGCGGAGATCGGGCTCGAGCACAACCTCGGCCTCACCTGCGACCCCATCGGCGGCCTGGTGCAGGTGCCGTGCATCGAACGCAACGCGATGGCCTCGGTCAAGGCGATCAATGCGGCACAGCTCGCGCTCGCGGGCGATGGGACCCACCGGGTGACGCTCGACCAGGCGATCCGGACGATGCGCGACACCGGCCGCGACATGCTCAGCAAGTACAAGGAGACCTCCGAGGGTGGCCTCGCCGTCGCCTTCATCGAGTGCTGA
- a CDS encoding response regulator — translation MLEAQDDIVVVGEASDGAEAVSSAKLLEPEVIRDVRMPGVSGIEATRRILAELGVVGRGA, via the coding sequence GTGCTCGAGGCACAGGACGACATCGTGGTCGTCGGCGAGGCGTCCGACGGGGCCGAGGCGGTCTCGTCGGCGAAGCTGCTCGAGCCGGAGGTGATCAGGGACGTCCGGATGCCCGGAGTGAGCGGCATCGAGGCGACCAGACGGATCCTCGCAGAGCTCGGCGTGGTCGGGCGGGGCGCCTAG
- a CDS encoding alpha/beta hydrolase — translation MRTFTVDLNPERDVTLEATLYDAPSPEEQPTPLEHPRPAVIICPGGGYQFLSQREADPVAAEFLAKGFDTFVLRYSIREHAKGANPAIDAARSVRWVRAHAAELGVDPQRVAFLGFSAGGHVTGMIGTSWQSEDLLAAERDEYDRLVAAGVESNSGLLEFSSRPDAIVPCYAVFSMDWPDDSSREWLTFGDCLANVTDQVPPTFLWTTNEDAVVPPTQSLRFATALAEAGVPFEYHHFDRGEHGLSTSTPVANADRASLPENADAWIDLCADWLRATWTGR, via the coding sequence ATGCGCACCTTCACGGTCGACCTGAATCCCGAACGCGACGTCACCCTCGAGGCGACGCTCTACGACGCGCCGAGCCCGGAGGAGCAGCCGACCCCGCTCGAGCACCCCCGACCCGCGGTCATCATCTGCCCGGGCGGCGGATATCAGTTCCTGTCGCAGCGCGAGGCGGACCCCGTCGCCGCAGAGTTTCTCGCCAAGGGGTTCGACACGTTCGTCCTGCGCTACTCCATCCGGGAGCACGCGAAGGGCGCCAACCCGGCGATCGACGCTGCCCGTTCTGTGCGGTGGGTCCGAGCGCACGCCGCAGAACTCGGCGTCGACCCCCAGCGTGTGGCCTTCCTTGGCTTCTCGGCCGGTGGACACGTCACCGGCATGATCGGCACCAGTTGGCAGTCCGAGGATCTCCTCGCCGCAGAGAGGGACGAGTACGACCGACTCGTCGCCGCTGGTGTGGAGTCCAACTCCGGGCTGCTCGAGTTCAGCTCGCGGCCCGATGCGATCGTGCCTTGCTACGCGGTGTTCAGCATGGACTGGCCCGACGACTCGTCGCGGGAGTGGCTGACCTTCGGCGACTGCCTTGCCAATGTCACCGACCAGGTGCCTCCGACTTTCCTCTGGACCACGAACGAGGACGCGGTCGTCCCGCCGACGCAGTCCCTCCGCTTCGCGACGGCGCTCGCCGAGGCAGGCGTCCCGTTCGAGTACCACCACTTCGACCGCGGCGAGCACGGCCTGTCGACGTCCACCCCGGTCGCCAACGCTGACCGTGCCTCGCTGCCGGAGAACGCGGACGCCTGGATCGACCTGTGCGCGGACTGGCTCCGCGCCACCTGGACCGGCCGATGA
- a CDS encoding MmcQ/YjbR family DNA-binding protein — protein sequence MSELAFEPDDPLLARVRALAIDLPGAQEKLVVGHPAFYTRKVFCYYGMSHKVDGHWERRPRTVSFLLPEDERRAMLEDPRVHVPGYIGPYGWLSMFLNDETDWAEVAELIQLSYRETAGKRLAAQLDRREEDHPGPSLPA from the coding sequence ATGAGCGAACTCGCCTTCGAACCCGACGATCCCCTCCTGGCCCGGGTGCGCGCCCTCGCGATCGACCTGCCAGGTGCGCAGGAGAAGCTCGTCGTCGGCCATCCGGCGTTCTACACGCGCAAGGTGTTCTGCTACTACGGCATGAGCCATAAGGTCGACGGCCACTGGGAACGTAGGCCCAGGACGGTCAGCTTCCTCCTTCCGGAGGACGAACGCCGAGCGATGCTCGAGGACCCGCGCGTTCACGTTCCTGGATACATCGGCCCCTACGGCTGGCTCTCGATGTTCCTCAACGATGAGACCGACTGGGCCGAGGTGGCAGAACTGATCCAGCTGTCGTATCGGGAGACCGCGGGCAAACGGCTGGCCGCCCAGCTCGATCGGCGCGAAGAAGACCATCCCGGGCCGTCGCTCCCGGCCTGA
- a CDS encoding GlsB/YeaQ/YmgE family stress response membrane protein yields MGTIIGYIIIGLLGGAIAKAILPGEQGGGWLATMLLGIVGALVGGFLGGALLGVSYSEIFSIKGLIFSVVGAILVLLIYGLVRRKA; encoded by the coding sequence ATGGGAACAATCATCGGTTACATCATCATCGGCCTCCTGGGTGGGGCCATCGCCAAGGCGATCCTTCCGGGTGAGCAGGGCGGCGGCTGGCTCGCCACCATGCTGCTCGGTATCGTCGGCGCACTCGTCGGAGGCTTCCTCGGCGGCGCCCTCCTCGGCGTCAGCTACAGCGAGATCTTCTCCATCAAGGGCCTGATCTTCTCGGTCGTCGGCGCGATCCTCGTGCTCCTGATCTACGGCCTGGTGCGCAGGAAGGCCTGA
- a CDS encoding SDR family oxidoreductase, which produces MAKILIIGAHGKIALLLEPLLVQQGHDVTGVIRNPDHAADVEATGAHALVNDVERLGQSDIDELVDGFDIVVWSAGAGGGDPARTKAVDEEAAIRVLRAAEALGTRLIMVSYFGARLDHGVPSDNSFFAYAEAKAHADDAIRRSLVDWVIVAPSALTLEPAGGIEIDPRVSLDTGLVPAGEIARSTVARLVAEVIDRPGLKRVTLRCNDGDTPVGVALDALN; this is translated from the coding sequence ATGGCAAAGATCCTCATCATCGGTGCCCACGGAAAGATCGCGCTCCTGCTCGAGCCCCTTCTCGTGCAGCAGGGCCACGATGTGACCGGGGTGATCCGTAACCCGGACCACGCCGCCGACGTCGAGGCCACTGGCGCGCATGCGCTCGTCAACGACGTCGAGCGGCTCGGACAGAGCGACATCGACGAACTGGTCGACGGCTTCGACATCGTCGTCTGGTCGGCAGGTGCAGGTGGGGGCGACCCCGCCCGGACGAAGGCCGTCGACGAGGAGGCGGCGATCCGGGTCCTGAGGGCGGCGGAGGCGCTCGGCACCCGGCTGATCATGGTGTCGTACTTCGGAGCCCGTCTCGATCACGGCGTGCCGAGCGACAACTCGTTCTTCGCCTATGCCGAGGCGAAGGCCCATGCGGATGACGCGATCCGCCGAAGCCTCGTCGACTGGGTGATAGTCGCACCGTCGGCGCTGACCCTCGAGCCGGCCGGTGGCATCGAGATCGACCCCCGGGTGAGTCTCGACACAGGACTCGTTCCGGCAGGGGAGATCGCGCGATCGACCGTCGCCCGTCTGGTGGCGGAGGTCATCGACCGACCGGGCCTCAAGCGCGTGACGCTGCGTTGCAACGACGGCGACACGCCGGTGGGCGTCGCGCTGGATGCACTGAATTAA
- a CDS encoding M48 family metallopeptidase: MSESSATTRHRIVLKGISSRAWEHPADRGALVALRKLQGFDTILKKFSAFMNERAIKMMLLGSAVRVSERQFPRISRLHAEAATALDVQKLPELYVMASPVFNAMTIGIDTPKIVVNSALVDLLDDDELRFVLGHEIGHAESGHALYRTLLQYILMFGMTLTSVPFGGIGLIALRSALSEWSRKSELSSDRAGLLATQDVQAAIRVNMKLASGGHLEDLDQTEFLAQAREYQDSDDLRDSIAKLLLVDGTTHPMNVVRASELRRWVDSGKYAEILQGDYPRRAGDKDAKISEEAAAAADAYSKDFNQSEDALAKLARDVGGGISDLGKWVSGKVKGQ, encoded by the coding sequence ATGAGCGAGAGCAGCGCAACAACCCGTCACCGCATCGTCCTCAAAGGCATCTCCAGCCGCGCCTGGGAGCATCCCGCCGACCGTGGGGCCCTTGTCGCGCTACGAAAGCTGCAGGGCTTCGACACCATCTTGAAGAAGTTCTCCGCGTTCATGAACGAACGGGCAATCAAGATGATGCTGCTCGGTTCCGCGGTCCGCGTCAGCGAGCGTCAGTTCCCACGGATCAGCCGCCTCCACGCTGAGGCCGCGACCGCGCTCGACGTGCAGAAGCTTCCGGAGCTCTACGTGATGGCCTCGCCGGTGTTCAACGCCATGACGATCGGCATCGACACCCCGAAGATCGTGGTCAACTCCGCGCTCGTCGACCTCCTCGACGACGACGAACTGCGTTTCGTCCTCGGCCACGAGATCGGTCATGCGGAGAGCGGCCACGCGCTGTACCGGACCCTGCTGCAGTACATCCTCATGTTCGGCATGACGCTTACCAGCGTCCCCTTCGGCGGCATCGGCCTGATCGCCCTGCGCTCGGCGCTCAGCGAGTGGTCACGCAAGTCCGAGCTCTCTTCCGACCGGGCCGGCCTGCTCGCCACCCAGGACGTCCAGGCGGCCATCCGGGTCAACATGAAGCTCGCCTCCGGCGGTCACCTCGAGGACCTCGACCAGACGGAGTTCCTGGCCCAGGCTCGCGAGTACCAGGACTCCGACGACCTGCGCGACTCGATCGCCAAACTCCTTCTCGTCGACGGCACCACGCATCCGATGAACGTGGTGCGGGCCAGCGAACTGCGCCGCTGGGTCGACTCCGGCAAGTACGCCGAGATCCTGCAGGGTGACTACCCCCGTCGGGCGGGTGACAAGGACGCGAAGATCTCCGAGGAGGCTGCCGCAGCGGCCGACGCCTACTCGAAGGACTTCAACCAGAGCGAAGACGCCCTCGCAAAGCTCGCCCGCGACGTCGGCGGCGGCATCAGCGACCTCGGCAAGTGGGTCAGCGGGAAGGTCAAGGGCCAGTAG
- the rplI gene encoding 50S ribosomal protein L9 — protein sequence MKLILTGTVDKLGIAGDIVEVKDGYGRNYLLPQGKAIRWTRGNEKQIDGIKRARDAREVRGVEHAQEIRTQLEGLTIQIPARVSEQGHLFGAVTANDLAVAVKKAGGPTIDKRSVSFSKPVKTVGGHTANVKLHGAVTAHVPFEVVAQ from the coding sequence ATGAAGCTCATCCTGACCGGAACGGTTGACAAGCTCGGCATCGCCGGCGACATCGTCGAGGTGAAGGACGGCTACGGCCGTAATTACCTCCTGCCCCAGGGCAAGGCGATCCGCTGGACCCGCGGCAACGAGAAGCAGATCGACGGCATCAAGCGTGCCCGCGACGCCCGCGAGGTTCGCGGCGTCGAGCACGCGCAGGAGATCCGCACCCAGCTCGAGGGCCTGACCATCCAGATCCCCGCCCGCGTCTCCGAGCAGGGCCACCTGTTCGGCGCTGTCACGGCCAACGACCTCGCGGTCGCCGTGAAGAAGGCCGGCGGTCCCACGATCGACAAGCGTTCGGTTTCGTTCTCGAAGCCGGTCAAGACCGTCGGCGGTCACACCGCCAACGTGAAGCTGCACGGTGCCGTCACGGCGCACGTGCCCTTCGAGGTCGTCGCTCAGTGA
- the rpsR gene encoding 30S ribosomal protein S18: MAGPQRKSVNKKKIMPVKTTRVANIDYKDINTLKKFISERGKIRARRVTGLSVQDQRKVALAVKNAREVALLPYASTAR, encoded by the coding sequence ATGGCCGGTCCACAGCGCAAGTCTGTGAACAAGAAGAAGATCATGCCGGTGAAGACGACCCGCGTCGCCAACATCGACTACAAGGACATCAACACGCTCAAGAAGTTCATTTCTGAGCGTGGCAAGATCCGCGCCCGCCGCGTCACTGGCCTCTCGGTTCAGGACCAGCGCAAGGTCGCCCTCGCCGTCAAGAACGCGCGTGAGGTTGCCCTGCTGCCGTACGCGTCGACCGCGCGCTGA
- a CDS encoding single-stranded DNA-binding protein: MAGETPITLIGNLTADPELRFTPNGAAVANFTVASTPRTFDRQTNEWKDGDAMFLNCSVWRQYAENVAESLTKGMRVIVSGRLKSRSYETREGEKRTVFEVDVDEVGPALRYATAKVTRTTGGGGGGGSWQGNQGGGNSGGNSQQSDPWASSGNSGGGNNRGGNDPWAQSQPEEPPF, translated from the coding sequence ATGGCAGGCGAGACCCCCATCACGCTCATCGGCAACCTGACCGCCGATCCTGAGCTTCGCTTCACGCCCAACGGGGCGGCAGTGGCGAACTTCACGGTCGCGTCGACCCCCCGCACGTTCGATCGTCAGACGAACGAGTGGAAGGACGGCGACGCCATGTTCCTCAACTGCTCGGTTTGGCGTCAGTACGCCGAGAACGTCGCGGAGTCCCTCACCAAGGGCATGCGCGTCATCGTCTCGGGCCGTCTGAAGTCGCGCAGCTACGAGACCCGCGAGGGTGAGAAGCGCACCGTGTTCGAGGTGGATGTCGACGAGGTCGGTCCCGCCCTGCGTTACGCGACCGCGAAGGTCACCCGCACCACGGGTGGCGGCGGCGGTGGCGGCTCGTGGCAGGGCAATCAGGGCGGCGGCAACAGCGGCGGTAACTCGCAGCAGTCCGATCCCTGGGCCAGCTCCGGCAACTCCGGCGGCGGTAACAACCGCGGCGGGAACGACCCGTGGGCGCAGTCCCAGCCCGAAGAGCCCCCGTTCTGA
- the rpsF gene encoding 30S ribosomal protein S6: MRKYEVMVLIDSDVDERQAPALVDKHLEVITKGGGSIENIDIWGRRRLAYDINKKSEAIYAVVQVTADPATVSEMDRLMTIDEKIVRTKVLRLEDSKK; this comes from the coding sequence ATGCGTAAGTACGAAGTCATGGTTCTCATCGATTCCGACGTTGATGAGCGTCAGGCACCCGCACTCGTTGACAAGCACCTCGAAGTCATCACCAAGGGTGGCGGCAGCATCGAGAACATCGACATCTGGGGACGTCGTCGCCTTGCGTACGACATCAACAAGAAGTCCGAGGCGATCTACGCGGTCGTCCAGGTGACCGCGGATCCCGCGACCGTTTCCGAGATGGATCGTCTGATGACCATCGACGAGAAGATCGTGCGGACCAAGGTTCTCCGTCTCGAGGACTCGAAGAAGTAA
- a CDS encoding SGNH/GDSL hydrolase family protein, protein MNRFALGLAVVAAAAAAGAAGLNYLRGHRLINRHVDDYRAHWESRPQDHPEGVLHYVALGDSAAQGVGATHVGASYVSLLGERLASATGRRVAITNLSISGAVSGDVVARQLPVLEDLGFTPDLVTLDIGGNDVVFAADNTVDSFASSFEAILAALPPGSFVGDVPWFMIPGLAQRSKTMTTRASHLIGAYGHHLVPIYRTMRETGYLRFHTNTAADWFHPNDKGYRAWADLFWETIEASGRLDELRAA, encoded by the coding sequence ATGAACCGCTTCGCGCTCGGGCTCGCCGTCGTTGCCGCAGCGGCCGCCGCCGGCGCCGCCGGGCTCAACTATCTGCGCGGCCACCGGCTGATCAACCGTCACGTCGACGACTACCGCGCCCATTGGGAGTCGCGGCCACAGGACCATCCTGAGGGTGTGCTGCACTACGTCGCGCTCGGAGACTCCGCGGCCCAGGGCGTCGGGGCGACCCACGTCGGCGCCAGCTATGTCTCGCTGCTCGGTGAACGCCTGGCATCCGCCACCGGCCGTCGCGTCGCGATCACGAACCTGTCCATCTCCGGGGCGGTCAGCGGCGACGTCGTCGCACGGCAGTTGCCGGTGCTCGAGGACCTCGGGTTCACCCCCGATCTCGTCACCCTCGACATCGGAGGAAACGACGTCGTCTTCGCCGCGGACAACACCGTCGACTCGTTCGCGTCGAGCTTCGAGGCGATCCTGGCCGCCCTTCCGCCGGGCAGCTTCGTCGGCGACGTGCCCTGGTTCATGATTCCCGGCCTCGCGCAGCGGTCGAAGACGATGACGACCCGCGCGTCGCACCTGATCGGCGCCTACGGACACCATCTCGTCCCGATCTACCGGACGATGCGCGAGACCGGATACCTGCGGTTCCACACCAACACGGCGGCCGACTGGTTCCATCCCAATGACAAGGGCTACCGGGCCTGGGCCGACCTCTTCTGGGAGACGATCGAGGCCAGCGGAAGGCTCGACGAGCTCCGCGCAGCCTGA
- a CDS encoding rhodanese-like domain-containing protein — protein sequence MGFMDFLGKRSAGGLSIEETLMALSKGAVLVDVRTKVEYEAGHAPGARPVDPAALRDNPLDAIHGDDPLAERDAAVIVICDNGLRSSLAAAQLREQGVLAESVAGGLRAWAKDGNPVIPGPYRRRR from the coding sequence ATGGGTTTCATGGACTTCCTCGGTAAGCGATCCGCCGGAGGCCTGAGCATCGAAGAGACGCTCATGGCTCTCAGCAAGGGTGCTGTCCTCGTCGACGTCCGCACGAAGGTCGAGTACGAGGCGGGCCACGCGCCCGGCGCCCGCCCGGTCGATCCGGCAGCGCTGCGCGACAACCCGCTCGACGCGATCCACGGCGACGATCCCCTCGCTGAGCGCGACGCGGCCGTCATCGTCATCTGCGACAACGGGCTGCGCTCATCTCTCGCGGCGGCTCAGCTGCGCGAGCAAGGCGTCCTCGCCGAGTCGGTCGCGGGCGGACTCCGCGCCTGGGCGAAGGACGGCAACCCCGTCATCCCCGGCCCCTACCGTCGCCGCCGATGA